The following DNA comes from Thiohalobacter sp..
GGCTTCTGCGGCTCGGGCTTCAGCAGACGTTCGCCCTGGGCAGCGAGGCCTTCGGTTTCTTCAATGATCTCGTGCAGACCGGCGGACTCGGCCTGGCGGGCGAGCTGCTGCTTGAGTTCCTCGGCTGCGATCTCGCGGTCGATCTCGGCCTTGACGCCGCGCAACACACTGCGTGCCTTGCCCAGCCACAGGCCCGCAGTACGGGCGAGCCTGGGCAGGCGTTCCGGCCCGACCACCAGCAGGGCGATCACCATGATGAGCCCCAGTTCCCAGAACCCGACGTCGAACATGGTCGGCTATCGGCTCAGGCCTTGTCCTTCTCTCGGGTCGCTTCGCCCTCGATGGTCTTGCCCTCGCGCGACTCCAGCTTCTCGGCGTCGGCGCCCTTTTCCTCGCCTTCCTTGACCGCGTCACGGAAGCCCTTGACCGCGGTGCCCAGGTCCGAGCCCAGGCTGCGGATGCGCTTGGCCCCGAACAGGATGAGGACGATGGCCAGGATGATGAGCAACTGCCAGATACTGATTCCCATTTCTCTCTCCTCCGCCAGTCGGCGGAATCATGTCATTTGCGGTCGCGCGCGGCCTTTTCCTCCAGGCCGGACAGGCCGAATCGCCGACCCAGCTCGGCCAGCACGTCGTCGGGTCCAAGCCCCTGATGCGCAAGCATTACCAAGGTATGAAACCACAGATCCGCGGTCTCATAAACCAGCTGCTCGCGGTCGCCGCCCTTGGCCGCGATCAGGGTCTCGGCGGCCTCCTCGCCAACCTTCTTGAGGATGCTGTCCAGGCCGCGGTGATAGAGCTGCGCGACGTAGGAGTCGTCCGGATCGGCGCCCTTGCGGGCCTCCAGGACCTCGGCCAGCCGTGTCAGGATATCGCTCATGCGTACCTACCCATGTCGGTCCGAGTCAGGCCGGCGCGCAGGAGGGAGACGCACCGGGCCGGCCGGACATTCCGGCGTTCACTTGCGGTAGATCCGGTCCGGATCCTTGAGCACCGGCGCCACCGGCACCCATTGGCCGTCCTCGAGCCGGAAATAGAAGCAGCTGCGCCGCCCGGTATGGCAGGCGATGCCACCCTTCTGCTCGATCTTCAGCAGCACCACGTCCTTGTCGCAGTCCACCCGGATCTCGGCGACCTTCTGTACATGACCGCTTTCCTCGCCCTTGTGCCACAGCCGGCCGCGCGAGCGCGACCAGTACACCGCCTCGCCCCGCGCGACGGTCAGTGCCAGCGACTCGCGGTTCATCCAGGCGAACATCAGGATCTCTCCCGTTTCCGCGTCCTGGGCGATGGCCGGTACCAGGCCGTCCTCGGTCCATTTGATCTCGTCGAGCCAGTTCATGGCGCGAAAACCCGACGCAGAGGCGCAGAGGCGCCAAGAGCACAAGGATTACACCCCGCATCCGTCCCGGTCAAACCCGGATTGGCAATCGGGCTGCAATGGGTTCCCCCACCACGAAAGACATGAATCTCTTCGCGTCCTTGGCGCCTTTGCGCCTCTGCGTTGGGGCATTTTGCCTTCATAACCGGACTTCGATGCCTGCGGCGGCCATGTGTTCCTTGGCTTGGCGGATGCTGTATTCGCCGAAATGGAAGATGCTGGCGGCGAGCACGGCATCGGCGCGGCCCTCGGTGACGCCTGCCACCAG
Coding sequences within:
- the hisI gene encoding phosphoribosyl-AMP cyclohydrolase; its protein translation is MNWLDEIKWTEDGLVPAIAQDAETGEILMFAWMNRESLALTVARGEAVYWSRSRGRLWHKGEESGHVQKVAEIRVDCDKDVVLLKIEQKGGIACHTGRRSCFYFRLEDGQWVPVAPVLKDPDRIYRK
- a CDS encoding phosphoribosyl-ATP diphosphatase; amino-acid sequence: MSDILTRLAEVLEARKGADPDDSYVAQLYHRGLDSILKKVGEEAAETLIAAKGGDREQLVYETADLWFHTLVMLAHQGLGPDDVLAELGRRFGLSGLEEKAARDRK
- the tatA gene encoding twin-arginine translocase TatA/TatE family subunit, translating into MGISIWQLLIILAIVLILFGAKRIRSLGSDLGTAVKGFRDAVKEGEEKGADAEKLESREGKTIEGEATREKDKA
- the tatB gene encoding Sec-independent protein translocase protein TatB encodes the protein MFDVGFWELGLIMVIALLVVGPERLPRLARTAGLWLGKARSVLRGVKAEIDREIAAEELKQQLARQAESAGLHEIIEETEGLAAQGERLLKPEPQKPAAAPEAEPQSAPEQPELPAMDTPQGDRDHTSR